CGTGAAGGCCGGCACCGTGCCGGACGTCGCGGTGGTCGAGTACCCGCACCTGCCGGAGTTCGCGGCCCAGGGCAAGGTCGAGGACCTGAGCGGCACCCTCGGCCCGGTGGTGAAGGAGCGGTTCCCCGAAGCGGCGCGGCAGCTGGTCGACCTCGGCGGCAGGACCTGGGGCGTCCCGCGTGACGCGGCGCCGCTGATGATGATGTACCGCAAGGACTTCTTCAACCGGCACAAGATCGACGTCCCCACCACGTGGGACGCGTACCGGAACATGACCGAGCAGGTGAAGAAGGCCGACCCCGCCGCCCGCGGCGGTGTCCTCTACACCGACAATCCCGGGGTCCTGGAGGCGCTCTCCTGGCAGGCCGGCGGCCGGTGGTTCTCGACCGAGAAGGACTCCTGGAAGGTCACCGTCGACGACGGCCCGTCGAACAAGGTCGCCGCCTACTGGGGTGACCTCGCCCGCAAGGACCGGATCCGTTCGCTGAGCCAGCTGGACCCCTTCTGGACGAGCGTCCAGAAGAACCAGACCGTCGCCTATATCTGCGCCAGCTGGTGCGCCGGGGCGCTCCAGGCGACCGTCCCCGACCAGAAGGGCAAGTGGGCCGTGGCGCCCGTGCCCACCTGGGACGGCAAGCCGGCCTCGGGCATGTACGGAGGCTCGTCCTTCGTGATCCCGAAGGGGGCCGACAACAGCGGTGCCGCCGCCGAGTTCATCAAGTGGATCACCACCGACCCCGAGGGCATGAAGGCCTGGGTGTCCTCCGGCACCAGCAGCCTGTTTCCCGCCGATCCGAAGCTGGTCCCGGTCACGAAGGCGGCCTTCAAGACGGACTACTACGGCGGGCAGGACATCTACTCCCTCATGGCGCGGTCCTACGACGCCATCCTGCCGGGCTGGACCTGGGGCCCGGTCATGGGCGCCACCAACACC
Above is a genomic segment from Streptomyces sp. NBC_00094 containing:
- a CDS encoding ABC transporter substrate-binding protein — translated: MLRRTSAVLAGSVTALALLATACGGGADQGASSTEAKKTGEVTFWSFLKGSDKVAEAFNATHPDIKVTFETVPSGQEYYSKLTNAVKAGTVPDVAVVEYPHLPEFAAQGKVEDLSGTLGPVVKERFPEAARQLVDLGGRTWGVPRDAAPLMMMYRKDFFNRHKIDVPTTWDAYRNMTEQVKKADPAARGGVLYTDNPGVLEALSWQAGGRWFSTEKDSWKVTVDDGPSNKVAAYWGDLARKDRIRSLSQLDPFWTSVQKNQTVAYICASWCAGALQATVPDQKGKWAVAPVPTWDGKPASGMYGGSSFVIPKGADNSGAAAEFIKWITTDPEGMKAWVSSGTSSLFPADPKLVPVTKAAFKTDYYGGQDIYSLMARSYDAILPGWTWGPVMGATNTAIVDQLPKVAGGTVTLPGVLTTAEQATVAQMKQRGLTVTAP